The proteins below are encoded in one region of Streptomyces cyanogenus:
- a CDS encoding NAD(P)/FAD-dependent oxidoreductase, which produces MSEHRPTAVVLGGSLAGLLAARALADGGARVTVVERDALPDAPVPRKGLPQARHVHQLWSGGARALEELVPGAIGRLRAAGVSRVPMTTDMVALSPYGWYRRWAESAFMLPASRDLLDWVVRRLVLADGRIELVEGAEATGLTGTCGAVTGVRIRAHDGTERALTAGLVVDATGRGSRAPHWLAGLGLPAAERRDVDSGLVYASRLYRAPEAARAGFPIVNIEPDPRGAGSGRGGVLMPVEDGKWIVTLFGGRGDEPPAGAGEFERYARQELRHPLIGELLGGGAEPLGEVAVTRSTANRRHFFERMAVWPENFVVLGDAVCALNPVYGHGMAVAARSASALRDVVRRRGLGSRGLAREAQKAVGRTVRAAWDLAVGADVFYPGATGQGPTVRDRVLAAYVGRLLRTATGNGRIARRVTDVTALERGAEALLAPSVVVAAVAGPLKPALAAPPLTVSERRAAGL; this is translated from the coding sequence ATGAGTGAGCACAGACCCACCGCCGTCGTACTCGGCGGCTCCCTCGCCGGCCTGCTCGCGGCCCGCGCCCTCGCCGACGGCGGCGCCCGGGTGACCGTGGTCGAGCGGGACGCCCTGCCCGACGCTCCCGTACCGCGCAAGGGGCTGCCGCAGGCCCGGCACGTGCACCAGCTGTGGTCGGGCGGGGCGCGGGCGCTGGAGGAGCTGGTGCCCGGGGCGATCGGGCGGCTGCGCGCGGCCGGGGTGAGCCGGGTGCCGATGACGACGGACATGGTGGCGCTGTCCCCGTACGGCTGGTACCGGCGCTGGGCCGAGTCCGCGTTCATGCTGCCCGCCAGCCGGGACCTGCTGGACTGGGTGGTACGGCGGCTGGTGCTGGCCGACGGGCGGATCGAGCTGGTGGAAGGGGCCGAGGCGACGGGGCTGACGGGCACGTGCGGCGCGGTGACGGGCGTGCGGATCCGCGCCCACGACGGCACCGAGCGCGCGCTGACGGCGGGCCTGGTGGTGGACGCGACCGGGCGCGGCTCGCGGGCCCCGCACTGGCTGGCCGGGCTGGGGCTGCCCGCCGCCGAGCGGCGGGACGTCGACTCCGGGCTGGTGTACGCCAGTCGCCTCTACCGGGCGCCGGAGGCGGCCCGGGCCGGCTTCCCGATCGTCAACATCGAACCCGACCCGCGGGGGGCGGGGTCGGGGCGCGGGGGCGTGCTCATGCCGGTGGAGGACGGCAAGTGGATCGTCACGCTGTTCGGCGGGCGCGGTGACGAACCGCCCGCCGGTGCCGGGGAGTTCGAGCGGTACGCCCGTCAGGAGCTGCGGCACCCGCTGATCGGGGAGCTGCTGGGCGGGGGCGCGGAGCCGCTGGGTGAGGTGGCGGTCACGCGGTCGACGGCGAACCGCCGCCACTTCTTCGAGCGGATGGCGGTGTGGCCGGAGAACTTCGTGGTCCTCGGCGACGCGGTGTGCGCGCTGAACCCGGTGTACGGCCACGGGATGGCGGTGGCCGCGCGGTCGGCGTCGGCCCTGCGGGACGTGGTGCGGCGCCGGGGGCTCGGGAGCCGGGGGCTGGCCCGGGAGGCGCAGAAGGCGGTCGGGCGGACGGTTCGGGCGGCGTGGGACCTCGCCGTCGGGGCGGACGTCTTCTACCCCGGTGCGACCGGGCAGGGGCCGACGGTGCGGGACCGGGTGCTGGCCGCGTACGTCGGCCGCCTGCTGCGGACCGCCACCGGCAACGGCCGCATCGCCCGCCGGGTCACCGACGTGACGGCGCTGGAGCGGGGGGCGGAGGCGCTGCTGGCACCGAGTGTGGTGGTGGCGGCGGTGGCGGGACCCCTGAAGCCGGCGCTGGCTGCGCCGCCGCTGACCGTGTCGGAGCGGAGGGCGGCGGGGCTGTAG
- a CDS encoding SMP-30/gluconolactonase/LRE family protein: MTAYEVAVRAEATLGEGPTWDPATGRLIWLDILGMRLHTYDPVSGRRTVRTTPQHIGAAKPRAGGGLVLNLRDGVALLDPDDTFRWLHHEPVPGRRANDAAVAPDGSLWAGTMRYDEAPGGGTLSRLTGDGSVVTVLPDATVSNGTGWSPDGRLMYYVDSPTRRVDVFDHDADGVRGRRPLVEIEEGAGFPDGLTVDAEGCVWVALWDGGAVRRYTPAGELDRVVTLPTPRTTACAFGGPDLTDLYITTARTGLTSPHPLSGSLLVIPNAGKGLPQPPFTG; the protein is encoded by the coding sequence ATGACCGCGTACGAGGTCGCGGTGCGGGCGGAGGCGACGCTCGGCGAGGGGCCGACCTGGGACCCGGCGACGGGCCGGCTGATCTGGCTGGACATCCTGGGCATGCGGCTGCACACCTACGACCCGGTGTCCGGTCGCCGCACGGTCCGTACGACACCCCAGCACATCGGCGCGGCCAAGCCCCGCGCGGGCGGCGGTCTGGTGCTGAACCTGCGGGACGGCGTCGCACTGCTGGACCCCGACGACACGTTCCGCTGGCTGCACCACGAGCCGGTGCCCGGGCGACGCGCGAACGACGCGGCCGTGGCGCCCGACGGCTCCCTCTGGGCGGGCACGATGCGGTACGACGAGGCGCCGGGCGGCGGCACGCTGTCCCGTCTGACCGGGGACGGGTCGGTGGTGACCGTGCTGCCCGACGCCACGGTCAGCAACGGCACCGGCTGGAGCCCCGACGGCCGCCTCATGTACTACGTCGACTCCCCGACCCGGCGCGTGGACGTCTTCGACCACGACGCCGACGGCGTCCGCGGTCGCCGTCCGCTGGTGGAGATCGAGGAGGGCGCGGGCTTCCCGGACGGCCTCACGGTCGACGCGGAGGGCTGTGTGTGGGTCGCCCTGTGGGACGGCGGAGCGGTACGCCGCTACACGCCGGCCGGCGAGCTGGACCGGGTCGTCACCCTGCCGACGCCCCGCACCACGGCCTGCGCCTTCGGCGGCCCCGACCTGACCGACCTCTACATCACCACGGCCCGCACCGGCCTGACGTCCCCCCACCCCCTGTCGGGCTCCCTCCTGGTGATCCCGAACGCGGGCAAGGGCCTCCCCCAACCACCTTTCACAGGCTGA
- a CDS encoding carboxyl transferase domain-containing protein — MPERLSARQMLALVADADSFRELPAPERESAPDGPLGWQGYDASRARAAARTGEQESVVCGTASVEGTRAVLISFEFGFLGGSLGRSTGDRLEAAYTHAREHRLPVVPLIATGGSRMQEGMLALTQLQRVARQSALTREAGLPQIAVLRDPTTGGGWATLGAGADVVLALPAAQVGFAGSRVRPPDADPAAYTAESQVAAGSVDAVVEPAELKRTLGTWLGLLAGQGAGAGADAAAGVPAPERVRRPEPAPVPFALGSAGVPRGGWEAVVRARAAERPRARAYLDAYFRRRVLISGDRCGGVDADGMLCGFGERDGRTVAYAAQTGAATRPAGYRTAARLIRLADRLGVPVLTLVDTPGAANDAEAERQGVGAAIAEVFGAVAAARVPVTTLVIGEGGSGGALALAAPGNTWATPDSYFSVIAPELAAAILKRPPQEVRSTADQLRVRPQDLVELGVVRGIV, encoded by the coding sequence ATGCCTGAGCGGCTGTCGGCGCGGCAGATGCTGGCGCTGGTCGCGGACGCGGACAGCTTCCGCGAACTCCCGGCCCCGGAGCGGGAGTCCGCGCCCGACGGCCCCCTCGGCTGGCAGGGCTACGACGCCTCCCGCGCCCGCGCCGCCGCGCGCACCGGCGAGCAGGAGTCGGTCGTCTGCGGCACCGCGAGCGTCGAGGGCACCCGGGCCGTACTGATCTCCTTCGAGTTCGGCTTCCTGGGCGGTTCGCTGGGCCGCAGCACCGGGGACCGGCTGGAGGCGGCGTACACCCACGCCCGCGAACACCGGCTGCCCGTCGTGCCGTTGATCGCGACCGGGGGCAGCCGCATGCAGGAGGGCATGCTCGCGCTCACCCAGCTCCAGCGGGTGGCCCGCCAGTCCGCGCTCACCCGCGAGGCCGGCCTGCCCCAGATCGCGGTCCTGCGCGACCCGACCACCGGCGGCGGCTGGGCCACCCTCGGCGCCGGCGCGGACGTCGTCCTGGCCCTCCCCGCCGCCCAGGTGGGCTTCGCCGGCTCCCGGGTCCGCCCACCCGACGCCGACCCGGCCGCGTACACGGCGGAATCCCAGGTGGCGGCCGGCTCGGTGGACGCGGTGGTGGAACCGGCCGAGCTGAAGCGGACGCTGGGGACGTGGCTCGGCCTGCTGGCGGGGCAGGGGGCCGGGGCGGGTGCCGATGCAGCGGCAGGTGTCCCCGCCCCGGAGCGCGTGCGCCGGCCCGAGCCCGCCCCCGTGCCGTTCGCGCTCGGGTCGGCGGGTGTGCCCCGTGGCGGGTGGGAGGCGGTGGTCCGGGCCCGGGCGGCCGAGCGGCCGAGGGCGCGGGCGTACCTGGACGCCTACTTCCGGCGGCGGGTGCTGATCAGCGGTGACCGGTGCGGCGGGGTCGATGCCGACGGGATGCTGTGCGGGTTCGGCGAGCGGGACGGCCGTACCGTGGCGTACGCGGCGCAGACCGGGGCGGCGACCCGGCCCGCCGGGTACCGGACCGCCGCCCGGCTGATCCGGCTGGCGGACCGGCTCGGCGTCCCCGTGCTGACGCTGGTGGACACCCCGGGGGCCGCGAACGACGCGGAGGCGGAACGGCAGGGCGTCGGCGCGGCGATCGCCGAGGTGTTCGGCGCGGTGGCCGCGGCTCGCGTGCCGGTCACCACCCTCGTCATCGGCGAGGGCGGCTCCGGTGGCGCCCTCGCGCTGGCCGCGCCGGGCAACACCTGGGCCACCCCGGACAGTTACTTCTCGGTGATCGCCCCGGAACTCGCCGCGGCCATCCTGAAGCGCCCGCCGCAGGAGGTCCGGTCGACCGCGGACCAGCTCCGCGTCCGCCCACAGGACCTGGTGGAGCTGGGCGTGGTCCGGGGCATCGTCTGA
- a CDS encoding ATP-grasp domain-containing protein, whose product MPRIALATYDPGTEPSRDADLPVLVRALTDAGAEAEARHWDDPAVDWGGYDLVVIRSTWDYSWRAAEFGAWVDRVGTLTRLANPAPVVRWNADKRYLGELAAAGVPTVPTHYIPPGEPAGLPAGHEFVIKPTSGAGARFAARYTPAERDTAVRHLARMHAEGFTAMVQPYMPGIDVRGERALQFFGGRLLHASRKGAVLSPGTPYDADKVPHPDLERWQPTEAELAVAEKALTAVPGAPGLLYARVDLVDGDDGEPRLMELELVEPNLFLRLHPDSLPRVTEAILTAAGPLPG is encoded by the coding sequence GTGCCCCGGATAGCCCTCGCCACCTACGACCCCGGAACCGAGCCGAGCAGGGACGCCGATCTGCCGGTGCTGGTGCGGGCGCTCACGGACGCCGGTGCCGAGGCGGAGGCCCGGCACTGGGACGACCCGGCGGTGGACTGGGGCGGGTACGACCTGGTCGTCATCCGCTCGACCTGGGACTACAGCTGGCGGGCCGCGGAGTTCGGGGCCTGGGTGGACCGGGTGGGCACGCTGACCCGGCTGGCCAACCCGGCGCCCGTCGTGCGCTGGAACGCCGACAAGCGCTATCTCGGCGAGCTGGCGGCGGCCGGTGTCCCCACCGTCCCCACCCACTACATACCGCCGGGCGAACCGGCCGGCCTGCCCGCCGGCCACGAGTTCGTGATCAAGCCGACCTCGGGCGCCGGCGCCCGGTTCGCCGCCCGCTACACGCCCGCCGAACGCGACACCGCGGTACGGCACCTCGCGCGCATGCACGCGGAAGGCTTCACCGCGATGGTGCAGCCGTACATGCCGGGCATCGACGTGCGCGGCGAGCGGGCGCTGCAGTTCTTCGGCGGTCGGCTGCTGCACGCCAGCCGCAAGGGCGCCGTCCTGTCGCCCGGCACCCCGTACGACGCCGACAAGGTGCCCCACCCGGACCTGGAGCGCTGGCAGCCCACCGAGGCCGAACTCGCGGTCGCCGAGAAGGCGTTGACGGCCGTACCCGGTGCGCCCGGTCTGCTGTACGCCCGCGTCGACCTGGTCGACGGCGACGACGGCGAACCCCGCCTGATGGAACTGGAACTGGTGGAACCGAACCTGTTCCTGCGGCTGCACCCGGACTCGCTGCCGCGGGTGACGGAGGCGATCCTCACGGCGGCGGGTCCCCTGCCGGGCTGA
- a CDS encoding acyl-CoA synthetase, producing the protein MSSLFPALAEGPAERSETGVPPDEVRGRVALRFGPRTLTYGELAGAAGAVAARIGRAGRVAVWATPELETAVAVTGALLAGVAAVPLNPKSGEKELAHILSDSAPSLVLAAPGAELPPALGDLPRADVDASATCVLPEERAADGDPALIVYTSGTTGPPKGAVLPRRALASTLDALADAWQWTGDDVLVHGLPLFHVHGLVLGVLGPLRRGGSVRHLGRFSPEGVARELNGGATMLFGVPTMYHRIAEALPGDPELAEALAGARLLVSGSAALPVHDHERIAAATGRRVIERYGMTETLMNTAVRADGEARPGTVGVPLPGVELRLVEEDGTEIGAYDGESVGEIQVRGPNLFSEYLNRPDATAAAFTADGWFRTGDMAVREPDGYVRIVGRKATDLIKSGGYKIGAGEIENALLEHPGVREAAVTGEPDADLGERIVAWIVPADPGTPPGAEELADHVARRLAPHKRPRVVRYLEALPRNDMGKIMKRALADA; encoded by the coding sequence GTGTCCTCTCTCTTCCCCGCCCTGGCGGAAGGTCCGGCCGAGCGCAGCGAGACGGGGGTCCCCCCGGACGAAGTCCGGGGGAGGGTCGCCCTGCGGTTCGGGCCGCGGACCCTGACGTACGGCGAACTCGCGGGCGCAGCGGGCGCCGTGGCCGCCCGGATCGGCCGGGCCGGCCGGGTCGCGGTGTGGGCCACCCCGGAGCTGGAGACCGCCGTAGCGGTGACCGGCGCGCTGCTCGCGGGGGTGGCCGCGGTGCCGCTCAACCCGAAGTCGGGCGAGAAGGAGCTGGCGCACATCCTGTCCGACAGCGCGCCGTCGCTCGTCCTCGCCGCACCCGGCGCCGAACTGCCGCCCGCACTCGGCGACCTGCCCCGCGCCGACGTCGACGCGTCCGCCACCTGCGTCCTCCCCGAGGAGCGGGCAGCGGACGGCGACCCGGCGCTGATCGTCTACACCTCCGGCACCACGGGCCCGCCCAAGGGCGCGGTCCTCCCCCGCCGGGCCCTCGCCAGCACCCTGGACGCGCTCGCCGACGCCTGGCAGTGGACCGGCGACGACGTGCTGGTGCACGGGCTGCCGCTGTTCCACGTGCACGGGCTGGTGCTCGGCGTCCTCGGCCCGCTGCGGCGCGGCGGCTCGGTGCGGCACCTGGGGCGGTTCTCGCCCGAGGGCGTGGCCCGCGAGCTGAACGGCGGCGCGACCATGCTGTTCGGGGTGCCGACGATGTACCACCGGATAGCGGAGGCGCTGCCCGGCGACCCGGAGCTGGCCGAGGCGCTCGCCGGGGCCCGGTTGCTGGTCTCCGGCTCGGCCGCGCTGCCGGTGCACGACCACGAGCGGATCGCGGCGGCCACCGGGCGCCGGGTGATCGAGCGGTACGGCATGACGGAGACCCTCATGAACACCGCGGTGCGGGCCGACGGGGAGGCCCGGCCCGGCACGGTCGGGGTGCCGCTGCCGGGCGTGGAACTGCGGCTGGTGGAGGAGGACGGTACGGAGATCGGCGCGTACGACGGGGAGAGCGTCGGGGAGATCCAGGTGCGCGGGCCGAACCTGTTCAGCGAGTACCTGAACCGGCCCGACGCCACCGCCGCCGCGTTCACCGCCGACGGCTGGTTCCGCACCGGGGACATGGCCGTGCGCGAGCCCGACGGTTACGTCCGCATCGTCGGGCGCAAGGCCACCGACCTGATCAAGAGCGGTGGTTACAAGATCGGGGCCGGGGAGATCGAGAACGCGCTGCTGGAGCATCCGGGGGTGCGGGAGGCCGCGGTCACCGGGGAGCCGGACGCGGACCTCGGCGAGCGGATCGTGGCCTGGATCGTCCCGGCGGACCCGGGGACGCCGCCCGGCGCCGAGGAGTTGGCGGACCACGTGGCCCGGCGTCTCGCCCCGCACAAGCGCCCGCGCGTCGTCCGCTACCTGGAGGCACTCCCCCGCAACGACATGGGGAAGATCATGAAGCGGGCGCTCGCCGATGCCTGA
- a CDS encoding IclR family transcriptional regulator: MGRLVPAVTRALDILELFLDGDGTLSAPDIVRRLQLPRTTVHELVTTLAARSYIAQVPGQPGRYRLGVRPYQLGSRYAEQLDLAAEGQQVARSVAETCDETVHVAILEGTDVIYIAKVDSTHAVRMVSAAGRRLPAHCTSVGKMLLASLPEPELAARIPDGTPLAAMTPNSITDPAALREALADVRQRGIAVENRESNPDVSCVAAPVRDRTGQVVAALSISVPMIRWSEERRAELEQLAAKGATELSERLGHRGGA, from the coding sequence GTGGGACGCCTCGTGCCTGCCGTGACCCGGGCTCTCGACATTCTTGAGCTGTTCCTCGACGGGGACGGGACACTCTCCGCCCCCGACATCGTGCGCAGGCTCCAGCTGCCGCGCACCACCGTGCACGAGCTGGTCACCACGCTCGCCGCACGGTCGTACATCGCGCAGGTGCCCGGTCAGCCCGGACGGTACCGGCTCGGCGTACGCCCGTACCAGCTCGGCAGCCGCTACGCCGAGCAGCTCGACCTCGCCGCCGAGGGCCAGCAGGTGGCCCGCTCGGTCGCCGAGACCTGCGACGAGACGGTACACGTGGCCATCCTCGAAGGCACCGACGTCATCTACATCGCCAAGGTCGACTCCACCCACGCGGTCCGCATGGTCTCCGCCGCCGGCCGCCGGCTGCCCGCCCACTGCACCTCCGTCGGCAAGATGCTGCTGGCCTCGCTGCCCGAGCCGGAGCTGGCCGCGCGGATCCCCGACGGGACGCCACTGGCCGCGATGACCCCGAACAGCATCACCGACCCGGCCGCCCTGCGCGAGGCCCTGGCGGACGTCCGGCAGCGCGGGATCGCGGTGGAGAACCGCGAGTCCAACCCGGACGTCTCCTGCGTTGCCGCGCCGGTCCGCGACCGCACCGGGCAGGTCGTGGCCGCGCTGTCCATCTCCGTACCCATGATCCGCTGGAGCGAGGAGCGCCGGGCCGAGCTGGAGCAGCTCGCCGCGAAGGGCGCGACGGAGCTGTCGGAGCGGCTGGGCCACCGGGGCGGGGCATGA
- a CDS encoding O-methyltransferase: protein MSLAGTDAHTAEPRLPPLVRTALSAARAQRFPHSCRPEQGRLLHALAGGARLRIGETGTGLGVGLAWLVSGASAGVRLYSVERDPQRARCAAEVFAGRPEVTVLTGDWRRIEEYGPFDLLVLDGGGQGKAPGDPPADVERLLVPGGTVVVDDFTPAAGRPPLHEGRIDRARLHWLEHPALRAVELRLAADLSTVVGTRVLV, encoded by the coding sequence ATGTCCCTTGCCGGAACGGACGCCCACACCGCCGAGCCCCGGCTGCCGCCGCTGGTGCGCACCGCCCTGTCGGCCGCCCGGGCCCAACGGTTCCCGCACTCGTGCCGGCCGGAACAGGGCCGTCTGCTGCACGCGTTGGCGGGCGGCGCGCGGCTGCGCATCGGGGAGACCGGGACCGGTCTGGGCGTCGGCCTGGCCTGGCTGGTGTCGGGGGCCTCGGCGGGCGTGCGGCTGTACAGCGTGGAGCGGGATCCGCAGCGGGCCCGGTGCGCGGCCGAGGTGTTCGCCGGCCGCCCCGAGGTCACCGTGCTCACCGGCGACTGGCGGCGGATCGAGGAGTACGGCCCCTTCGACCTGCTCGTCCTCGACGGCGGCGGGCAGGGCAAGGCGCCCGGGGACCCGCCCGCCGACGTCGAGCGGCTGCTGGTGCCGGGCGGGACGGTCGTCGTGGACGACTTCACGCCGGCGGCCGGCCGGCCCCCGCTGCACGAGGGCCGGATCGACCGGGCCCGGCTGCACTGGCTGGAGCATCCCGCGCTGCGGGCGGTCGAGCTGAGGCTCGCGGCCGATCTGAGCACGGTCGTCGGGACGCGGGTCCTGGTGTAG